A window of Salmo trutta chromosome 31, fSalTru1.1, whole genome shotgun sequence contains these coding sequences:
- the LOC115170014 gene encoding bcl-2-related ovarian killer protein homolog A produces the protein MEVIRRSSVFAAGMMEAFDHSPSDKELVSKSKALCRDYIHSRLNLYGLGSSKTQVDSTLCDVAAVLLCLGDELECMRPSVYRNVARQLNISVAMETMVSDAFVAVATEIFAAGITWGKVVSMYAVAGALAVDCVRQNQPATVQTIVDSLGQFVRKNLAPWLKKRGGWTDIKRCVVKLDAVPQTHWLSPVAQSCKHFLSTLYIYIMKEP, from the exons ATGGAGGTGATTCGTCGCTCTTCTGTGTTTGCAGCCGGGATGATGGAGGCCTTTGATCATTCCCCGTCCGACAAAGAACTGGTGTCCAAGTCCAAGGCACTGTGTAGGGACTACATACACTCTAGGCtcaacctctatgggctaggctcGTCCAAAACTCAGGTGGACTCAACGCTTTGTGATGTGGCTGCTGTGCTTCTCTGTCTCG GTGATGAGCTGGAGTGCATGCGGCCCAGTGTCTACCGGAACGTGGCGAGACAGCTCAACATCTCAGTAGCCATGGAGACCATGGTTTCTGATGCCTTCGTTGCCGTGGCAACAGAGATATTCGCAGCAG GTATCACATGGGGGAAGGTGGTATCTATGTATGCCGTGGCTGGGGCTCTGGCGGTGGACTGCGTGCGACAGAACCAGCCAGCTACGGTCCAAACCATAGTGGACAGCCTGGGCCAGTTTGTCCGCAAGAACCTGGCCCCTTGGCTGAAGAAACGCGGAGGATGG ACGGACATTAAGAGGTGTGTGGTGAAGTTAGATGCCGTTCCTCAGACCCATTGGCTGTCTCCCGTTGCCCAATCCTGCAAGCACTTTCTATCAACACTGTACATCTACATTATGAAGGAGCCATGA